One Deltaproteobacteria bacterium DNA segment encodes these proteins:
- a CDS encoding ATP-binding protein — MVKRVVNLEKLLGEHQSAFLLGPRGTGKSVLSTQYLSTRKHSYNINLLHLDIYRRYLTDPSLFRREIESKIPTKGVLTVLIDEVQKLPALLDEVHNLIESHKRRVQFLLTGSSARKLKRGRANLLAGRAWKLSLHPLCSLEIDIELEKALRYGTLPAIYLEDTAPERTLQAYVDVYLREEIMQESLVRKVDNFVRFLDVAAQMNAEPINFSNLAKEAGVAVKTTQEYFSILEDTLIAFRLNGWSHSLRKQLLQAPKFYFFDCGVINAFQGELKSPLKQSSFRYGKLFESLVIQEAFRLNDYFEANFSLQYWRTNTNQEVDLILNRGARKKPFAIEIKSKPNVSAKNLSGLFAFASDNKGANLFCLCQTPEKYVIEDIPILPWQSGLREIFKKALSQDS, encoded by the coding sequence ATGGTAAAGCGAGTCGTAAACCTAGAAAAACTTTTGGGCGAGCATCAATCGGCTTTTCTCTTGGGTCCACGAGGGACGGGGAAATCAGTTCTTTCCACGCAGTACCTAAGCACGAGAAAACACTCGTATAACATTAACCTTTTACACTTAGACATCTATCGCCGCTACCTCACCGATCCAAGTCTCTTTCGCCGCGAGATTGAAAGCAAAATCCCCACGAAAGGAGTTCTCACTGTCTTAATCGATGAGGTGCAAAAACTTCCCGCTCTCCTCGATGAAGTGCATAACCTTATCGAATCGCATAAGCGTCGAGTGCAATTTTTGCTAACCGGTTCGAGCGCGAGAAAACTAAAACGCGGGAGAGCCAATTTGCTAGCAGGGCGTGCCTGGAAGCTAAGTCTTCATCCGCTTTGTAGTTTAGAAATTGATATTGAACTAGAAAAAGCCCTGCGCTACGGAACTCTTCCTGCTATCTATTTGGAAGACACTGCACCCGAAAGGACATTACAGGCATATGTCGATGTTTACTTGCGCGAAGAAATCATGCAGGAGTCTTTGGTCCGCAAGGTAGATAACTTTGTTCGTTTTTTAGACGTAGCGGCGCAAATGAACGCTGAGCCAATCAATTTTTCCAACCTCGCCAAAGAGGCCGGGGTAGCGGTAAAAACTACACAAGAATACTTCTCAATTTTGGAGGACACTCTCATTGCCTTCAGATTAAATGGCTGGTCGCATTCTTTGCGCAAACAGCTATTACAGGCACCTAAATTTTATTTCTTCGATTGCGGCGTCATAAACGCCTTTCAGGGCGAGCTAAAGTCACCTTTAAAGCAAAGTAGCTTTCGCTATGGAAAACTTTTTGAGTCCCTTGTCATTCAAGAAGCCTTTCGCCTTAACGACTACTTTGAGGCAAACTTTTCGCTCCAATATTGGCGCACCAATACAAATCAGGAGGTCGATTTAATACTAAACCGCGGTGCAAGGAAAAAGCCCTTTGCCATCGAAATAAAATCCAAGCCAAATGTTTCTGCCAAGAACCTAAGTGGACTTTTTGCCTTTGCCTCCGACAATAAAGGCGCTAATCTTTTTTGCCTCTGCCAGACCCCGGAGAAATATGTAATTGAAGACATTCCGATTCTCCCCTGGCAGAGTGGGTTACGAGAAATATTTAAGAAAGCACTATCGCAAGACAGTTAG
- a CDS encoding DUF2029 domain-containing protein: MRDVKISLDHQFLTFTVKTVLLLTIVTALNLAAIGGANDRSFGANDFSEYWSAYQLYSHNQDPYDKEAMLEIQRDLGFSRDSALMMYNPPWLLTLMSPLLNLDFPLATKVWLLTNIVLTALSILLIWHAVSGKKESLFSAFLGGLTFYPLFNTAQIGQSSILITFGLALILWGLEKKKNTLVGLSLILLTIKPHLPYLFLLALGWWIIVHKKFSIVASFLIGFAALLALTFLQSNAALGFWVESLKTPPVHFKSSTLSGILIAMLPNYIDSFRDAVFVTSVIPCTSLLALYVYLLRERPKIQWASFMPPLLSLSLFTSPYGWLFDQSCLVMIPISTLCATYKSKLRNRYFITVVLCITSFLLLPNTILLFCAEAYYHYFFWLPLACLLAWKVAGATSPISKNGLTPFQTLSLRALK, encoded by the coding sequence ATGCGCGATGTGAAAATCAGTTTAGATCACCAATTTCTAACTTTTACCGTTAAGACTGTCCTGCTACTTACCATAGTTACTGCGCTAAACCTTGCTGCAATCGGGGGAGCTAACGATAGATCCTTTGGCGCAAACGATTTTTCGGAATACTGGTCAGCCTACCAACTCTACTCTCACAACCAAGACCCCTACGATAAAGAAGCCATGCTTGAAATCCAACGCGATTTGGGCTTTTCGCGCGATAGCGCCCTAATGATGTACAATCCCCCATGGCTCTTAACTTTAATGTCGCCCCTACTAAACCTCGACTTTCCCCTAGCGACAAAGGTATGGCTCCTCACCAACATTGTCCTCACAGCTCTTTCCATACTCCTAATTTGGCACGCCGTTTCCGGAAAAAAGGAAAGTCTTTTTTCGGCCTTTCTCGGTGGACTAACCTTCTATCCTCTTTTCAACACCGCCCAAATTGGCCAATCAAGCATTCTAATAACCTTTGGTCTAGCCCTCATTTTATGGGGACTAGAAAAGAAAAAAAACACCCTAGTAGGCCTCTCTTTAATCCTACTCACCATAAAACCCCACCTCCCCTACCTTTTCCTTCTTGCTCTAGGCTGGTGGATAATAGTTCACAAGAAATTTAGCATCGTAGCATCGTTTCTAATCGGCTTTGCAGCCTTACTTGCGTTAACATTCCTACAATCAAACGCTGCCCTAGGATTCTGGGTGGAAAGCTTGAAAACACCTCCGGTCCACTTTAAAAGCTCCACATTATCAGGCATTCTAATAGCCATGTTGCCAAACTATATAGATAGCTTCCGCGATGCCGTATTTGTAACATCCGTTATCCCTTGCACTTCTCTGCTAGCTCTCTATGTCTATCTACTGCGAGAGCGCCCCAAAATCCAATGGGCATCCTTCATGCCCCCACTCCTAAGCCTGTCGCTATTTACCTCACCCTATGGCTGGCTCTTCGATCAATCCTGCTTGGTAATGATTCCAATATCAACACTTTGCGCCACCTATAAGAGCAAACTGAGAAATCGATATTTTATCACAGTAGTCCTATGCATTACCTCTTTCCTCCTACTCCCCAATACTATCCTTCTGTTCTGCGCGGAGGCTTATTACCACTACTTCTTCTGGCTCCCCTTAGCTTGCCTATTAGCGTGGAAGGTAGCGGGAGCAACTAGCCCTATCTCGAAAAATGGCCTTACCCCATTTCAAACTTTGTCTCTGCGCGCACTAAAGTAG
- a CDS encoding sulfatase-like hydrolase/transferase, with translation MSNQIHRGLASLALISIAAKVAFLIQFASYGSEILSNMKVGDFIWIFLVDLQLYFGARILVDLIGLSPVTLPHKLRATVLYIARILICLACWYVVASAHYFLRMGDHLTLEVFIAADVTRMDYLTIQDQLVLLAEFIASFIFFFYLEARLPEVSGFVSWFLYSKRAALWIMCILLLVTASLLPGHVRSWTFNLDKHALVAAINSVFHFNRERFSQDYDFSVVPKLAVDTSDSRTNMHEPVEIPTFSGETRPNVVLFVMETAGARHLSAYGGTYPSTPNFETLRQKALFFERAYAHTSNSANAALSLFCSYYPHPSSWFAASKVSGLKCDSLQRILKGRGYTTALVSRWNFDFMGLSPLFLANDVDELHYSALDHPAAQKRLLKSEDEMIQYSIDWAANQSRPFFLTVWPVPAHIPGVELEEQFQKFGGQVKSYEDSFQNQLYYQDYLLGKLVQGLRSKGLWENTVLIAMGDHGEGVGKVGNDFAHSNSLYEDVARIPMMVVAPRLFKKEIRVPTIFQQVDLIPTTLGLLGVNEKFRHQGRDLTKPINQYDRIVYLSWPPGKMLALVEGQWKYIYHAESGFEQLFDLSSDPLEHRNMAGNFLTRTNNYNLLVKQWAMFQQQYYSSSGGDKDKAQREISLQDVPRSAKTGTGVRVVLPGHSGKLLGTTKVFADGFSIEAFNSVEFDLSETRVRLLRMSVGAEFGHCPEDTLEWTVSFEKDNEPFFSVVLSRCEQIENIELSLDGVKKLKVSFYYYTGEDNNNSDRQTENNRAQVLLGEPKLQIDLG, from the coding sequence ATGTCTAATCAAATACATCGCGGATTAGCATCTCTTGCTCTAATAAGTATCGCCGCAAAAGTTGCATTTTTGATTCAGTTTGCCTCTTACGGATCTGAGATTCTCTCAAATATGAAAGTTGGCGACTTTATTTGGATTTTCTTAGTGGATCTGCAGTTATACTTCGGGGCGCGCATTCTAGTTGATTTAATCGGATTGAGTCCAGTCACTTTACCACATAAACTACGGGCGACTGTTTTGTACATAGCCAGGATACTAATATGTCTTGCTTGTTGGTACGTAGTTGCGAGTGCACACTATTTCCTGCGTATGGGGGACCACTTAACACTGGAAGTATTTATAGCTGCAGATGTTACGCGGATGGATTACCTAACTATACAGGATCAACTCGTGCTCCTTGCTGAGTTTATAGCAAGCTTTATTTTTTTCTTCTATCTAGAGGCACGTTTGCCCGAGGTAAGTGGATTTGTTTCCTGGTTTCTTTACTCTAAGAGAGCGGCATTATGGATTATGTGTATCTTGCTGCTAGTCACAGCCTCCTTATTGCCAGGCCATGTCAGAAGCTGGACATTCAACCTGGATAAACACGCTCTTGTTGCTGCAATTAATTCGGTCTTTCATTTTAACCGGGAAAGATTTTCTCAGGATTACGATTTCTCAGTTGTACCTAAGTTAGCCGTCGATACCAGCGACTCTAGAACTAATATGCACGAACCTGTCGAGATTCCTACCTTCTCGGGAGAGACAAGGCCCAATGTTGTTTTATTTGTTATGGAGACAGCTGGGGCACGACATCTTTCGGCATATGGAGGAACGTATCCTTCCACACCTAATTTTGAGACACTTAGGCAAAAGGCCTTATTCTTCGAGCGTGCTTATGCTCATACGAGCAATAGTGCTAATGCGGCTCTCAGCTTGTTTTGCTCATATTATCCACATCCGAGTTCATGGTTTGCTGCTTCAAAGGTTTCAGGGCTTAAGTGTGACTCACTGCAGCGCATATTAAAAGGACGGGGATATACTACCGCTCTAGTTTCAAGATGGAATTTTGATTTTATGGGATTATCCCCCTTATTTTTGGCCAATGATGTAGATGAATTGCACTACTCGGCGTTAGATCATCCAGCTGCTCAAAAGCGGTTATTGAAAAGTGAGGATGAGATGATTCAGTATTCAATTGACTGGGCGGCTAATCAATCGCGACCGTTTTTTCTTACGGTATGGCCTGTTCCAGCTCACATTCCCGGAGTGGAGCTAGAGGAGCAGTTTCAAAAATTCGGTGGACAGGTTAAGTCGTATGAAGACTCCTTTCAGAATCAACTCTATTATCAGGATTACTTATTAGGAAAGCTTGTTCAGGGATTGCGCAGTAAAGGGTTATGGGAAAACACAGTGCTTATAGCGATGGGCGATCATGGAGAGGGAGTCGGAAAAGTTGGAAATGATTTTGCCCATTCCAACTCCTTATACGAAGATGTCGCTCGAATTCCAATGATGGTAGTAGCTCCGAGATTATTTAAAAAGGAGATTAGAGTACCTACGATTTTTCAGCAAGTAGATTTGATTCCAACAACGCTTGGTTTACTCGGGGTTAATGAGAAATTTCGCCATCAAGGACGAGATTTAACCAAGCCAATCAATCAATACGACAGAATAGTTTATTTATCCTGGCCACCAGGTAAAATGCTTGCTCTTGTAGAGGGCCAATGGAAGTACATTTACCATGCGGAATCCGGTTTTGAGCAGTTATTCGATCTGTCTAGCGACCCACTTGAACATAGAAATATGGCCGGGAACTTCCTCACCCGTACAAACAACTACAATCTGTTGGTTAAACAGTGGGCTATGTTTCAGCAACAGTACTATAGCAGTTCAGGTGGCGATAAGGATAAGGCCCAAAGAGAAATATCACTTCAGGATGTGCCAAGATCTGCTAAAACAGGAACCGGTGTTCGGGTAGTCCTACCCGGGCATAGCGGCAAGCTTTTGGGAACAACGAAGGTATTTGCAGATGGTTTTTCTATAGAAGCATTTAATTCAGTTGAGTTTGACTTGTCGGAGACCCGAGTAAGGCTATTAAGGATGTCCGTCGGGGCGGAATTTGGCCATTGTCCCGAAGACACACTTGAATGGACGGTGTCGTTTGAGAAGGACAATGAGCCATTTTTCTCTGTGGTACTATCGCGATGCGAACAAATAGAAAATATAGAGTTGTCTCTTGACGGTGTAAAAAAATTGAAAGTGTCTTTTTATTATTATACCGGAGAAGATAATAATAATTCAGATCGGCAAACAGAAAATAATAGGGCTCAGGTGTTGCTCGGCGAGCCAAAGCTTCAGATTGACCTTGGGTAG